A part of Candidatus Eisenbacteria bacterium genomic DNA contains:
- a CDS encoding helical backbone metal receptor, whose product MTAPGAALVVLALLAGCDGAAPPPRAAGAARVVVLAPSATETVFALGAGDRVVGVCAQCDYPAATAKLPKLGGYLTPSVEAVVGVRPDLVIVVPSPGNREAVRAIERAGVRVLVVQDRTLDDLFTSIAAIAGALEVSDAGGRLAADLRSRLDAVRARVASQPRARVLLVVGHSPLIVAGGGTLQGELVEIAGGTNVAADVGNAFPQVSLELVVARAPDVILDAAMGTEEGGRALFAQLTTVPAVANGRIVSVGSDVLFRAGPRVPEAAAALAAAIHPG is encoded by the coding sequence GTGACCGCACCCGGCGCGGCGCTCGTCGTGCTGGCGCTTCTCGCCGGCTGCGACGGCGCCGCGCCGCCCCCGCGCGCCGCCGGTGCGGCGCGGGTCGTCGTGCTGGCGCCGTCGGCGACCGAGACCGTGTTCGCGCTCGGCGCCGGCGATCGCGTGGTCGGCGTCTGCGCGCAGTGCGACTATCCCGCGGCGACGGCGAAGCTGCCGAAGCTCGGCGGCTATCTGACGCCGAGCGTCGAGGCGGTGGTCGGGGTGCGACCGGACCTGGTGATCGTCGTGCCGTCGCCCGGCAACCGTGAAGCCGTGCGCGCCATCGAGCGGGCCGGCGTGCGCGTCCTCGTGGTGCAGGACCGGACGCTGGACGACCTCTTCACGTCGATCGCCGCGATCGCCGGCGCGCTGGAGGTCTCCGACGCCGGCGGTCGCCTGGCGGCCGACCTGCGGAGCCGGCTCGACGCCGTGCGCGCGCGCGTGGCGTCGCAGCCGCGGGCGCGCGTGCTGCTCGTCGTCGGGCACAGCCCGCTCATCGTCGCGGGCGGGGGCACGCTCCAAGGCGAGCTGGTCGAGATCGCCGGCGGAACCAACGTGGCCGCCGATGTCGGCAACGCCTTCCCGCAGGTCTCGCTCGAGCTCGTGGTGGCGCGCGCGCCCGACGTGATCCTCGATGCGGCGATGGGGACCGAGGAGGGCGGGCGCGCGCTCTTCGCGCAGCTCACGACCGTTCCGGCGGTCGCGAACGGCCGCATCGTGTCGGTCGGCTCGGACGTGCTCTTTCGCGCCGGGCCGCGCGTGCCCGAGGCCGCGGCGGCGCTCGCGGCCGCCATCCATCCGGGGTAG
- a CDS encoding NADH-quinone oxidoreductase subunit C, whose amino-acid sequence MAMDAAGVHARLREKFGDVVGPLEASGRNASATIVPARIAEVGEFLKTDPALRFDCLSNLSGVDYPKQGHIQIVYHLFSYPHRHAFVLRVNAPRDNPQVATVSGVWSHADWQEREAFDLLGVTFDGHPDLRRILMPEDWPGHPLRKDFVEPESYHGIPTSRESLLKA is encoded by the coding sequence ATGGCGATGGACGCCGCCGGCGTGCATGCCCGGCTCCGCGAGAAGTTCGGCGACGTGGTGGGGCCGCTCGAAGCGAGCGGACGCAACGCGTCGGCGACCATCGTGCCCGCGCGCATCGCCGAGGTCGGCGAGTTCCTGAAGACCGATCCGGCGCTCCGCTTCGACTGCCTCTCGAACCTCTCCGGCGTCGACTACCCGAAGCAGGGCCACATCCAGATCGTCTACCACCTCTTCTCGTACCCGCACCGGCACGCGTTCGTGCTGCGCGTGAACGCGCCGCGCGACAACCCGCAGGTGGCGACCGTCTCCGGCGTGTGGAGCCACGCCGATTGGCAGGAGCGCGAGGCGTTCGATCTCCTCGGCGTCACGTTCGACGGGCATCCCGATCTGCGCCGCATCCTCATGCCGGAGGACTGGCCCGGGCACCCGCTGCGCAAGGACTTCGTCGAGCCGGAGTCGTACCACGGCATTCCGACCTCGCGAGAGAGCCTGCTGAAGGCCTAG
- a CDS encoding ABC transporter ATP-binding protein codes for MSGVRLVAERLRFAYDGRLVVDDVGLEVGGGELVGVIGPNGAGKSTLVRLLAGVAVPQQGHVLLDGAPLLARSRREVARAIALLPQDPRVEFPFTVLEVVLMGRAPYLGGLGFAAGDDVAMARAALVRLGLDGMEARGLDTLSGGERQRVFLARALVQDPQVLLLDEPTTHLDLRHQGAILDVVRERVRRGGLAAVAVLHDLNLAAVACDRLVLLAGGRLVAAGRAADVLTSERIAGAFGTRVRVGRHDGSDLPTVLPPPPRDA; via the coding sequence ATGAGCGGCGTGCGTCTGGTCGCCGAGCGCCTGCGCTTCGCCTACGACGGCCGTCTGGTCGTCGACGACGTCGGCCTGGAGGTCGGCGGCGGCGAGCTGGTCGGCGTGATCGGTCCCAACGGCGCGGGCAAATCGACGCTCGTGCGCTTGCTGGCAGGCGTGGCGGTGCCGCAGCAGGGCCACGTCCTCCTCGACGGCGCGCCGCTCCTCGCGCGATCGCGCCGCGAGGTCGCGCGCGCGATCGCGCTCCTGCCGCAGGATCCGCGCGTCGAGTTCCCGTTCACCGTGCTCGAGGTCGTTCTCATGGGGCGCGCGCCGTATCTGGGGGGCCTCGGCTTCGCCGCCGGCGACGACGTGGCGATGGCCCGCGCCGCGCTCGTCCGCCTCGGCCTGGACGGGATGGAGGCGCGTGGCCTCGACACCCTCTCGGGCGGCGAGCGCCAGCGCGTCTTCCTCGCGCGGGCCCTCGTGCAGGATCCGCAGGTGCTGCTCCTCGACGAGCCGACGACGCATTTGGACCTGCGTCACCAGGGCGCGATCCTGGACGTCGTCCGCGAGCGCGTGCGGCGCGGCGGTCTCGCCGCCGTCGCCGTGCTCCACGACCTCAACCTCGCCGCCGTGGCCTGCGACCGCCTCGTGCTGCTCGCGGGCGGACGGCTCGTCGCGGCCGGGAGGGCCGCCGACGTACTGACGAGCGAGCGGATCGCCGGGGCCTTCGGGACCCGGGTCCGGGTCGGCCGGCACGACGGTTCCGACCTGCCGACCGTGCTGCCGCCCCCGCCGCGTGACGCGTGA
- a CDS encoding NADH-quinone oxidoreductase subunit D, which yields MTLSMGPQHPSTHGVLRFVIRADGEVMKEAIPDIGYLHRSIEKIAEKVGWHGFIPYTDRVDYVAAMFCNHGWSFACEQLAGIEVPKRAEYCRVIADELCRIHSHLLSVGSMAMDIGAFTPFTHAIREREYLNDLFEELCGARLTFHYMRIGGVGWDLPTGWIDKLSHFLDRFEPLVDEYDRLISFNKIFVERLAGVAPVTAEEAIDFNLVGPNLRASGVRYDVRKDEPYSVYPELEFDVPIGTGEKGIVGDCFDRYIVRMREMRESCRILRQCITQIPDGPVIAKVPRNLKPPAGDVYVRLESARGDMGWYVVSDGTAFPHRCKIRTGSFSAISIVPKISRNLMIADLIAVIASLDLVAPEIDR from the coding sequence ATGACGCTGTCGATGGGGCCGCAGCATCCCTCGACGCACGGGGTGCTCCGCTTCGTCATCCGCGCCGACGGCGAGGTGATGAAGGAGGCGATCCCCGACATCGGGTACCTCCACCGCTCGATCGAGAAGATCGCCGAGAAGGTCGGCTGGCACGGCTTCATCCCATACACCGATCGCGTCGACTACGTGGCGGCCATGTTCTGCAACCACGGCTGGTCGTTCGCGTGCGAGCAGCTCGCGGGCATCGAGGTCCCGAAGCGCGCCGAGTACTGCCGCGTCATCGCCGACGAGCTCTGCCGCATCCACAGCCACCTCCTCTCCGTCGGCTCGATGGCGATGGACATCGGCGCCTTCACGCCGTTCACGCACGCCATCCGCGAGCGCGAGTACCTGAACGACCTCTTCGAGGAGCTGTGCGGGGCGCGCCTCACCTTCCACTACATGCGGATCGGCGGCGTCGGCTGGGACCTGCCGACCGGCTGGATCGACAAGCTCTCCCACTTCCTCGACCGCTTCGAGCCGCTCGTCGACGAGTACGACCGGCTGATCTCGTTCAACAAGATCTTCGTCGAGCGCCTGGCCGGCGTCGCGCCGGTCACCGCCGAGGAGGCGATCGACTTCAACCTCGTCGGTCCGAACCTGCGCGCCTCGGGCGTCCGCTACGACGTGCGGAAGGACGAGCCCTACTCGGTCTACCCGGAGCTCGAGTTCGACGTGCCGATCGGCACGGGCGAGAAGGGAATCGTCGGCGACTGCTTCGACCGCTACATCGTCCGCATGCGGGAGATGCGCGAGAGCTGCCGCATCCTGCGCCAGTGCATCACGCAGATCCCCGACGGTCCGGTGATCGCGAAGGTGCCGCGGAACCTGAAGCCGCCGGCCGGCGACGTCTACGTGCGGCTCGAGAGCGCACGCGGCGACATGGGCTGGTACGTCGTCTCCGACGGCACGGCGTTCCCCCACCGGTGCAAGATCCGCACGGGGTCGTTCTCGGCGATCAGCATCGTGCCCAAGATCAGCCGCAACCTCATGATCGCGGACCTGATCGCGGTGATCGCGAGCCTCGACCTCGTCGCCCCGGAGATCGATCGCTGA
- a CDS encoding complex I subunit 1 family protein: protein MADLVQSLFAEATWVHYLVVALLFGAIVVFGLVLPIAGITTWVERRIMGRMQSRIGPNRVGPAGFLQWLADGIKNMLKEDIVPTAADGPLFRFAPYVVMVGFVGTFAVLPFTSALIIADLNVGILYVTAVTALVVVGILMAGWASNNKWSLLGGIRSAAQIVSYEIPAGLSIFPIVMLTGSLSMQEIIKLQGWAPWSWNLFANPFAFVAFFIFFVSALAEGNRTPFDLPEAESELVAGFATEYSGMRNLLFFMAEWGNLYVIGAIVTTLFLGGWQIPFT from the coding sequence ATGGCGGACCTGGTCCAGAGCCTGTTCGCGGAGGCGACCTGGGTGCACTACCTGGTCGTCGCCCTCCTGTTCGGCGCGATCGTCGTCTTCGGCCTCGTGCTGCCGATCGCCGGCATCACCACCTGGGTCGAACGCCGGATCATGGGCCGGATGCAGAGCCGCATCGGGCCGAACCGCGTCGGGCCGGCCGGATTCCTGCAGTGGCTCGCCGACGGGATCAAGAACATGCTGAAGGAAGACATCGTGCCGACCGCGGCCGACGGGCCGCTCTTCCGCTTCGCGCCCTACGTCGTGATGGTGGGCTTCGTCGGCACGTTCGCCGTGCTCCCGTTCACGAGCGCGCTCATCATCGCGGATCTAAACGTCGGCATCCTCTACGTGACGGCCGTGACGGCGCTCGTCGTCGTCGGCATCCTCATGGCCGGGTGGGCGTCGAACAACAAGTGGTCGCTCCTGGGCGGCATCCGCTCGGCGGCGCAGATCGTGTCGTACGAAATTCCGGCCGGGCTCTCGATCTTCCCGATCGTCATGCTGACCGGCTCGCTCAGCATGCAGGAGATCATCAAGCTCCAGGGTTGGGCGCCGTGGTCGTGGAACCTCTTCGCGAACCCGTTCGCGTTCGTCGCCTTCTTCATCTTCTTCGTCTCGGCGCTCGCCGAGGGGAACCGCACGCCGTTCGACCTGCCGGAGGCCGAATCCGAGCTCGTCGCGGGCTTCGCGACGGAGTACTCGGGCATGCGGAACCTCCTCTTCTTCATGGCCGAGTGGGGGAACCTCTACGTCATCGGCGCGATCGTGACCACGCTCTTCCTCGGCGGCTGGCAGATCCCGTTCACG
- a CDS encoding NADH-quinone oxidoreductase subunit A produces the protein MLYQFANVFVFFLYAVILCALMLGLGALLRPSNPQPSKLSTYECGEPPSGPAWINFNIRFYLVALVFVIFDVELAFVYPVVAVFKDWVTKGQGAFAFLELGLFLAILMIGLVYVWAKGDLEWLKRIPAERPHPGEPVRRAA, from the coding sequence ATGCTCTACCAGTTCGCCAACGTCTTCGTCTTCTTCCTCTACGCGGTCATCCTCTGCGCCCTCATGCTGGGCCTGGGGGCGCTGCTCCGTCCGTCCAATCCGCAGCCGTCCAAGCTCTCCACGTACGAGTGCGGCGAGCCGCCGAGCGGCCCCGCCTGGATCAACTTCAACATCCGCTTCTACCTGGTGGCGCTCGTGTTCGTGATCTTCGACGTCGAGCTGGCGTTCGTCTACCCCGTGGTCGCCGTGTTCAAGGACTGGGTGACGAAGGGGCAGGGTGCGTTCGCCTTCCTGGAGCTCGGCCTCTTCCTCGCGATCCTCATGATCGGCCTCGTCTACGTGTGGGCGAAGGGCGACCTCGAGTGGCTGAAGCGGATCCCGGCCGAGAGGCCGCATCCGGGTGAGCCCGTGCGCCGGGCGGCATAG
- a CDS encoding iron ABC transporter permease, with translation MRAAYLTRRRVVVVTAALLVLLLASLLAAAGIGPVPASLWRALAPGAAGTTDYVIVVQTRIPRVLLAGVVGAALATAGAGFQGLLANPLADPHVLGISGGAAVFGAAVLVLGVDPVSPIVPLVAFLGALGAMTVVVLVARTGGRTTPHALLLVGVVMNAIAAALIMLVNAVASYRQAQGVLFWMMGALTTQDYFLVALVGAYAIVGAVVLLRHAAALNLLAAGEESAASLGVDVERVRRAVFVAAALLVGAAVSVSGMISFVGLIVPHVLRLALGPDLRLLVPASFLFGATFLVWADTVARTVLGPAELPVGVITALLGGPFFLFLLRRSLRGGPR, from the coding sequence GTGCGGGCCGCGTACCTCACACGCCGCCGGGTGGTCGTGGTGACGGCGGCGCTCCTCGTCCTGTTGCTCGCCTCGCTCCTCGCCGCGGCCGGCATCGGGCCCGTGCCGGCGAGCCTGTGGCGCGCGCTCGCGCCCGGCGCCGCGGGCACGACCGACTACGTGATCGTCGTGCAGACGCGCATCCCGCGCGTGCTCCTCGCGGGCGTCGTGGGCGCCGCGCTCGCGACCGCGGGCGCCGGCTTCCAGGGCCTCCTCGCGAACCCGCTCGCCGATCCGCACGTGCTCGGCATCAGCGGGGGGGCGGCCGTGTTCGGCGCCGCCGTCCTCGTGCTCGGCGTCGATCCGGTCTCGCCGATCGTGCCGCTGGTCGCGTTCCTGGGCGCGCTCGGGGCCATGACGGTCGTCGTGCTGGTCGCGCGCACGGGCGGTCGCACGACGCCGCACGCGCTCCTGCTGGTCGGCGTCGTCATGAACGCGATCGCGGCGGCGCTCATCATGCTGGTGAACGCGGTCGCGAGCTACCGCCAGGCGCAGGGCGTGCTCTTCTGGATGATGGGCGCCCTCACGACGCAGGACTACTTCCTGGTCGCGCTGGTGGGGGCGTACGCGATCGTCGGTGCGGTCGTGCTCCTGCGCCACGCGGCCGCCCTGAACCTGCTCGCCGCGGGGGAGGAGAGCGCCGCCAGCCTCGGCGTCGACGTCGAGCGCGTGCGCCGTGCCGTCTTCGTCGCGGCCGCGCTGCTGGTCGGCGCCGCCGTGTCGGTGAGCGGCATGATCAGCTTCGTCGGGCTCATCGTGCCGCACGTCCTGCGGCTCGCGCTCGGGCCCGATCTGCGCCTGCTCGTGCCGGCGTCGTTCCTGTTCGGCGCGACGTTCCTCGTGTGGGCCGACACCGTCGCGCGCACGGTGCTGGGGCCCGCCGAGCTTCCGGTCGGCGTCATCACGGCGCTGCTCGGGGGGCCGTTCTTCCTCTTTCTGCTGCGGCGGAGCCTGCGCGGAGGCCCGCGATGA
- the nuoB gene encoding NADH-quinone oxidoreductase subunit NuoB yields MSLINTAPEMALTTRVDDLLNWTRKSSLWYMMFGLACCAIEMMQTGGPRADLERFGMAPRATPRVSDVIIVSGTLTLKMALRTKLLYDQMPEPKYAISMGSCANCGGLFQLAYSVCDGVDRVIPVDVYVPGCPPRPEALTEGLIKLQEKIAQERWLVRKSEPVGVRA; encoded by the coding sequence ATGTCGCTCATCAACACCGCGCCCGAGATGGCACTCACGACGCGCGTCGACGACCTCCTCAACTGGACCCGCAAGTCGTCGCTCTGGTACATGATGTTCGGCCTGGCCTGCTGCGCCATCGAGATGATGCAGACCGGCGGGCCGCGCGCCGACCTCGAGCGCTTCGGGATGGCGCCGCGCGCGACGCCGCGCGTGTCCGACGTGATCATCGTGTCGGGGACGCTCACCTTGAAGATGGCGCTTCGCACGAAGCTCCTCTACGACCAGATGCCGGAGCCGAAGTACGCCATCTCGATGGGAAGCTGCGCCAACTGCGGCGGGCTGTTCCAGCTCGCGTACTCGGTCTGCGACGGCGTCGATCGCGTGATCCCGGTCGACGTCTACGTGCCGGGGTGCCCGCCCCGGCCGGAGGCGCTCACCGAAGGTCTCATCAAGCTCCAGGAGAAGATCGCTCAGGAGCGCTGGCTCGTGCGCAAGAGTGAGCCGGTGGGAGTGCGTGCCTGA